The Streptomyces bacillaris sequence CAGCTGCTCGGCCGGGGCATCGCCGCCTCGCCGGGTGCCGCCGTCGGCAAGGCCGTCTTCGACTCGTACACCGCGATCAAGTGGTCCCGCTCCGGCGAGAAGGTCATCCTGATCCGCCGCGAGACCAACCCCGACGACCTCGAAGGCATGATCGCCGCCGAGGGCATCCTCACCTCGCGCGGCGGCAAGACCTCGCACGCGGCGGTCGTGGCGCGCGGCATGGGCAAGACCTGTGTCTGCGGCGCCGAGGACCTGGAGGTCGACACCAAGCGCCGCCGGATGACGGTCGGCGGCACGGTGATCGAGGAGGGCGACCTCGTCTCGATCGACGGTTCCACCGGCAAGGTCTACCTGGGCGAGGTACCCGTCGTACCGTCCCCGGTCGTCGAGTACTTCGAGGGCCGGATGCACGCGGGCGCCGACGACGCCGACGAGCTGGTCGCCGCCGTGCACCGGATCATGGCGTACGCGGACCGGGTCCGCCGGCTGCGGGTGCGGGCCAACGCGGACAACGCCGAGGACGCGCTGCGCGCCCGCCGCTTCGGCGCCCAGGGCATCGGCCTGTGCCGCACCGAGCACATGTTCCTCGGTGAGCGCCGCGAGATGGTCGAGAAGCTGATCCTGGCGGACACCGACGACGAGCGCGAGAGCGCCCTCGCCGCCCTTCTCCCGCTCCAGAAGGCCGACTTCATCGAGCTGTTCGAGTCGATGGACGGGCTGCCCGTCACCGTACGGCTGCTGGACCCGCCGCTCCACGAGTTCCTGCCCGACATCACCGAGCTGTCGGTGCGCGTGGCGCTCGCGGAGTCCCGCAAGGACGCCAACGAGAACGACCTGCGCCTGCTCCAGGCCGTCCACAAGCTGCACGAGCAGAACCCGATGCTGGGTCTGCGCGGGGTCCGCCTGGGCCTGGTCATCCCCGGTCTCTTCGCCATGCAGGTACGGGCGATCGCCGAGGCCGCCGCCCACCGCAAGAACGCCAAGGGCGACCCGCGCGCCGAGATCATGATCCCGCTCGTCGGCACGGTCCAGGAGCTGGAGATCGTCCGCGAGGAGGCCGACCGGGTCATCGCGGAGGTCCAGGCCGCCACCGGGACCGACCTGAAGCTGACCATCGGCACCATGATCGAGCTGCCGCGCGCCGCGCTGACGGCCGCCCAGATCGCGGAGGCCGCCCAGTTCTTCTCGTTCGGCACCAACGACCTGACCCAGACGGTGTGGGGCTTCTCGCGCGACGACGTGGAGGCCTCGTTCTTCACCGCGTACCTGGAGAAGGGCATCTTCGGGGTCTCCCCGTTCGAGACGATCGACAAGGACGGCGTCGGCTCGCTGGTGCGCAGCGCCGTGGAGGCCGGCCGGGCCACCCGCCCGGACCTGAAGCTCGGCGTCTGCGGCGAGCACGGCGGTGACCCGGAGTCGGTGCACTTCTTCCACGAGGTGGGCCTCGACTACGTCTCCTGCTCGCCGTTCCGGATCCCGGTCGCGCGACTGGAGGCCGGCCGGGCGGCCGCGGGAGCGCGGGCCAGCGACAGCCGCTGATCCTCCACCGGGTCGGCGACCGTCGCCGGCCCGCCATCGATAGACCAACTCCGGGGATTCATAAGGGAATTGGGGCGACTCCCTCATCGGCCCGCCACCCTGAATCGATCCCCGGAACACCCGGAAGCGGCGGCACCCTGTGCGGGGGTGCCGCCGCTTCGCCCTGTCCGGCGGGAGGCGTTCCGCTTGTTGCCGGGAAGTCGCCCCGCCCGGCCGCGGAAGCCGTTTCGCTTGTCGGTGGAATATGTGCCGTGCACCGTCCCGGAGCGGAATGTGCGCTACCGATGTGTCGTAGCACACATTGCTTCGTTTAATACGCAAAGAAGTGCGGGTGTCCGCACGGTGGACCGGAGCCGGGACCGGGGTGCGGCCCATGGATCCCCACCCATGGACCGCACCCGGCTTACCCCCGTCGGGTACGGAGCCGCACCGTCGCCCGCCGCCGCCGAACACACAAAGCCCCCCACGGCCTTCACGTGCTCATCCGGCGGGCACCGGATGCGTACCCGACGTCGTACAGCTTTTCGGGTGAAGCGGAACGGGGCGAGACGTTTCACTTCTGGCCGAAACCCCGTGGTGACCTCCTGTGACGGTCCGCATACCCTTCGGTGGGGGCAATTGCGGATGCAACAGGTGGGGGCGGTAGTGCTGCGGATCCATGTGTCCAGGCTGGACCTTTCGCGGGTGCGGATGGCCACGAGACCGGACGCGTTGTGGGAGACGATTCTCAGTTTTCATCGGCTGAGGGACCGGCGGGCTTCGACGGTCTTCGGGAAATGGCGGACCGAAACACGAGCGCGGTTGAATGGTGAAGCACAACTGCTGGCGGCGGTCGTCCCGCCCCGCGGCTATTTCCCGGATTTCCTGACCCCCTCGCAGGAAGGCGCCGAGCCTTTCGGGCTCGATGTGGGAATGGAGGCCCTGCGCGACACCCCGGTCGACCGCATCCGCCGCGAGCTGGACCTGATGGCGGCCGGACGGCGGCGGCAGCGGAACGGCCGGGCGGGCGGCGGCTGCGACGCCGGGCCCGCGCGGATCACGGCCGCCCTGCCCGCCGCGCTCTCCGAGGGGCGCGCCGAGCCCCTCGCCCGGCTCATCGGCGCCCTGCGCAGCTACCACGACGCCGCCGTCGAGCCGTACTGGCCGCACATCCGCGCCTCCATCGAGGCCGACCGGGCCGTGCGCGGCCGGGCGCTCCTGGACGGCGGGGCCGAAGGGCTGCTGGCCACCCTGCCGCCGATGATCCGGTGGCGGGCGCCCGTGCTGGAGGCGGACTACCCGGTCGACCGCGACCTGTATCTCGACGGGCGCGGGCTGCTGCTCCAGCCCTCGTTCTTCTGCCGGGGCACCCCCGTCGTCTACCGGGACCCCTTGCTCCCGCCCGTGCTCGTCTACCCGGTCACCCACACCGGCGCCCCGGCCTTCGCGGAGCCCGGCCCCTGGCTCGGCCGGCTCGTCGGTCACACCCGCTCCGCCGTCCTGCAGTCGATAGGCAGCGGCTGCACCACGAGCGAACTGGCCCGCCGCGCCGGGGTGTCGCTCGCCTCCGCGAGCCAGCACGCCTCCGTCCTGCGCGAGGCGGGCCTCGTCCTCACCCTGCGCCACGGCAGCTCGGTGCTCCACACGCTGACCCCGCTGGGCGGCTCCCTGCTGCGGGGCGGGGCGCCGATGGCGCTGTCCTGAGCGGGCCGTGAGTGTGCCCCGGGAGTGGGCCGTGGGCGTGCGCCTTGGGCCGTGGCCGTGGCCGCGGGCGTGTGCCGTAGGCCGCCGACCTTGCGGCGGGGCAGACCGGACCGCGTCGAAACTTCTTCCCCGTACGGCGATGAGTTCCGGGCGGCCCCGCCGTCTACCCCTTCGACAGCGCCGCACGGACCACGGCAGCGCACGACGGAACGCAGGAAGAGGCAACGACCATGGCTCAGATGATCTTCGTGAACCTGCCGGTGAAGGACCTGGAGACCGCGAAGGGCTTCTTCGGGAAGCTCGGCTACGGCATCAACCCGCAGTTCAGCGACGACAAGGCCGCGTGTGTGGTCATCAGCGACACGATCTTCGTCATGCTGCTCACGGAGCCGCGCTTCAAGGACTTCACCAAGAAGGAGATCGCGGACGCGTCGAGGACGACCGAGGTGATCCTCGCCCTCAGCGCCGACAGCCGGGAGAAGGTCGACGAACTGGCCGACACGGCCCTGGCGTCGGGCGGCTCCCCGGCGGGCGAGACGCAGGACCTGGGCTTCATGTACGGCCGCTCGTTCCAGGACCCCGACGGCCACATCTGGGAGGTCATCTGGATGGACGAGTCCGCCGCCCAGGGCGAGGGCTGAGCGCGCGCCGGTCCGCGAGGGCGTGCGCCGGGGTCACAGGGGAGCCCCGGCGCACGCGCGGGTGGCACGGTCGCCCGTGCGCGGGCGCGTCAGCTGCGGAACGGCCCCGTCACCTCGTACGTGATCCCGCCGGACGAACTGCCGCTGGTGCCGCGCTGCGAGGAGAAGTAGAGCCGCTTGCCGTCCGGCGAGAACGCCGGGCCGGTGATCTCCGAGGAGGACTGCCCGGTGATCCGCAGGAACGGGGCCACCGTGTCGGCCGGAGTGATCAGGCAGATCTCCATGTTGCCGCCGTCCTCCGCCACGTACAGGTCGCCGGAGCCGGCCCGGGTGACGTTGTCGACCCCCGTCAGCGGGGCCGCGCCGCCCGTCACCAGCGAGTCGTCGTACGTCAGGGAGATCGACGAGGTGGTCGCGTCGTACGCCCACACCCGGTTGTCGCCCTTGGTGGTGAACCAGCAGGTGCCCGCCGCGTAGAAGCACCCCTCGCCGCCGTTGAAGACCTTGGCGCCGGAGACCTGGTGGCGGGTCTGGGTCGAGGAGGCGGCCGGGTCCGGCACATTGGCCCAGGTCACCGCACCGGAGGTGCCCGTACCGCCGACCAGGACCTGGAGCGTGCCGCTCGACAGGTTGCCCCAGGTGGTGGGCCGGAAGCGGTAGAAGCGGCCGTCGCTCTCGTCCTCGGTGAGGTAGATGTACCCGTGGTCGGGGTCCGCCGCGGCCGCCTCGTGCTTGAACCGGCCGAGCGCGGGCCGCCGTACGGCCGCGTTCACACCCCAGGGGTCGGTCTCGTAGACGTACCCCCGCGTGACCTCCTCGCAGGAGAGCCAGGTGTTCCACGGGGTGGAGCCGCCCGCGCAGTTGTTGTTCGTCCCCGACAGGATCCGGTACGCGGACGTCACCGTGCCCGAGGAGTTGAACCGCACGGCGCTCGCCCCGCCGCCGCTGCCGGAGGAGACCTCGGCGTTGGAGACGTAGATCCACCCCGAGCCGTCGGCGTAGGTCGCCCCGCCGTCGGGGGCGCTGTGCCACCGGTAGGAGGTGCCCGCCACGGTCTGCCCCGACCGGGCGATGATGCGGCTGGTGAAGCCGCTCGGCAGCTGGATGCCGTTGCCGTTGGCCGCCTGCAGCGCGCCGTACGGGCCGGGGGCCGGCTGGGCGGGTGCGGCGGAGGCGGCGCCGCGCCACAGGGTGCCGCCGAAGGCCGCCGCCGAGCTGCCGACCACCGCCGTGCGCAAGAAGGTCCGACGTTCCACGATCACTCCACGGATGAGTGAGGGCCCGCCGCCCCGGACGGGACCGGCGGGTCGCGCGTCAGGACTGTACGGGCATGTGGTTGACGTGCCCTCAACAAGCGGTGAACTGTGGACGGCCGGGGCCGGACGGTCACGCCCCCCCGTACCGGCCGGGGCACGCCCCGCACACGCCGGGTCACGCCCCCCCGCACCGGCCTGGTCACTCCACCCGTACCGCGTACACCGGCACCGACACCTCGTCGTCGTCCAGGCAGGCGCCCGTGGCCAGGTCGAACCGCTGTTTCAGCAGCGGCGAGGCCACGAACGGCCGCCCGGCCGCCGAGCCGAGCAGCCCGCGCGCGAGGACGTACGCCCCGGTGAACGGATCCCGGTTGCCGATCGCGTACACCGTGCCCGACCGGTCCATGAACAGGGCCGCCTGCTCGCCGTCCGGCAGCAGCACCGCGGCGCCGCGCCCGGCGCTCAGCACGTCCGTCCCGCAGACCGCGACCCAGCCGCCGGCGTGGGCGATGTGGACGGTGGCCGGAGCGGAGCCCGGAGCGGTGGCGCTCAGGGAGGTGTTCAGCGTGGTGGTGGTCAT is a genomic window containing:
- the ppdK gene encoding pyruvate, phosphate dikinase, with product MSENKDPQKFVYDFTEGNKDLKDLLGGKGANLAEMTNLGLPVPPGFTITTEACKVYLESGQAPKALRDEVSAHLAALEERMGKKLGQADDPLLVSVRSGAKFSMPGMMDTVLNIGLSDASVAGLATQSGDERFAWDSYRRLIQMFGKTVLGVDGDLFEEALEEAKAAKKITVDTDLAAADLKKLVKQFKKIVETQAGRAFPQDAREQMDLAINAVFDSWNTDRAKLYRRQERIPGDLGTAVNVCSMVFGNLGPDSGTGVAFTRDPASGHQGVYGDYLQNAQGEDVVAGIRNTVPLADLESIDKKSYDQLMGIMETLENHYKDLCDIEFTIERGQLWMLQTRVGKRTAGAAFRIATQLVDQGLIDEAEALQRVNGAQLAQLMFPRFDDQAKTQLLGRGIAASPGAAVGKAVFDSYTAIKWSRSGEKVILIRRETNPDDLEGMIAAEGILTSRGGKTSHAAVVARGMGKTCVCGAEDLEVDTKRRRMTVGGTVIEEGDLVSIDGSTGKVYLGEVPVVPSPVVEYFEGRMHAGADDADELVAAVHRIMAYADRVRRLRVRANADNAEDALRARRFGAQGIGLCRTEHMFLGERREMVEKLILADTDDERESALAALLPLQKADFIELFESMDGLPVTVRLLDPPLHEFLPDITELSVRVALAESRKDANENDLRLLQAVHKLHEQNPMLGLRGVRLGLVIPGLFAMQVRAIAEAAAHRKNAKGDPRAEIMIPLVGTVQELEIVREEADRVIAEVQAATGTDLKLTIGTMIELPRAALTAAQIAEAAQFFSFGTNDLTQTVWGFSRDDVEASFFTAYLEKGIFGVSPFETIDKDGVGSLVRSAVEAGRATRPDLKLGVCGEHGGDPESVHFFHEVGLDYVSCSPFRIPVARLEAGRAAAGARASDSR
- a CDS encoding ArsR/SmtB family transcription factor, producing MLRIHVSRLDLSRVRMATRPDALWETILSFHRLRDRRASTVFGKWRTETRARLNGEAQLLAAVVPPRGYFPDFLTPSQEGAEPFGLDVGMEALRDTPVDRIRRELDLMAAGRRRQRNGRAGGGCDAGPARITAALPAALSEGRAEPLARLIGALRSYHDAAVEPYWPHIRASIEADRAVRGRALLDGGAEGLLATLPPMIRWRAPVLEADYPVDRDLYLDGRGLLLQPSFFCRGTPVVYRDPLLPPVLVYPVTHTGAPAFAEPGPWLGRLVGHTRSAVLQSIGSGCTTSELARRAGVSLASASQHASVLREAGLVLTLRHGSSVLHTLTPLGGSLLRGGAPMALS
- a CDS encoding alkaline phosphatase PhoX: MERRTFLRTAVVGSSAAAFGGTLWRGAASAAPAQPAPGPYGALQAANGNGIQLPSGFTSRIIARSGQTVAGTSYRWHSAPDGGATYADGSGWIYVSNAEVSSGSGGGASAVRFNSSGTVTSAYRILSGTNNNCAGGSTPWNTWLSCEEVTRGYVYETDPWGVNAAVRRPALGRFKHEAAAADPDHGYIYLTEDESDGRFYRFRPTTWGNLSSGTLQVLVGGTGTSGAVTWANVPDPAASSTQTRHQVSGAKVFNGGEGCFYAAGTCWFTTKGDNRVWAYDATTSSISLTYDDSLVTGGAAPLTGVDNVTRAGSGDLYVAEDGGNMEICLITPADTVAPFLRITGQSSSEITGPAFSPDGKRLYFSSQRGTSGSSSGGITYEVTGPFRS
- the nirD gene encoding nitrite reductase small subunit NirD → MTTTTLNTSLSATAPGSAPATVHIAHAGGWVAVCGTDVLSAGRGAAVLLPDGEQAALFMDRSGTVYAIGNRDPFTGAYVLARGLLGSAAGRPFVASPLLKQRFDLATGACLDDDEVSVPVYAVRVE
- a CDS encoding VOC family protein; this encodes MAQMIFVNLPVKDLETAKGFFGKLGYGINPQFSDDKAACVVISDTIFVMLLTEPRFKDFTKKEIADASRTTEVILALSADSREKVDELADTALASGGSPAGETQDLGFMYGRSFQDPDGHIWEVIWMDESAAQGEG